From Micromonospora echinaurantiaca:
GAGCTTGCGGCCGGTGACCCCGCTGCCGAACGGCCGGGTGGTGGCGATGCCGTTGCCCAATCCGTGGGCGAACACGGTGACCGGGTCGCCGGCCCCGGTGACCAGCCGTTCCAGCCGTACGCCGTGCGGCGTGGCGACCAGCTCGGTCTCCGGTTCGGGCAGGGCCGGCCGCCCGGTACGCGGGCCACCCGGCCCCGGACCCCAGGTGCGCGGCCCGCCGTCCGGCGGTGGTGGCCAGCGGAAACCTCTCACCAGAACCCTTTGCCGTCGCTCAGGTCGCGCAGCCCGACCCGGACGTCGAGCAGGTAGATCAGCGCGGCCGCGATGCCGATCAGTCCGAAGAGGCTGATCGGGCCGAACCCGAGCAGGGTCAGCACCAGGCAGACCGCCAGGATGGCGATCCAGCCGCCCTTGGGCAGCGTGCCGATGGCGGGGAAGGCGTCGGACCGCTGGGTGATGGCGTGCACCAGCGCGACGCCCTGGATGATCAGCGCGAAGACGAGCAGGATCAGCTCGATCACGTAGCGGACTTCGAAGGCGAAGAGCGGCGCGGCGTTGGCCATGACGGCAAGCTTATGCCGGCGACCCCGGAAACGTCCGACAAGGACGCCTCCGGGGTCGCCGGCTCAGCGGATCACTCGGCGGCCGGGCGGGTCCGCTTGGTGGTCCGGGGCAGCTTCGCCGACGGGGTGGCGGCCGGCTTCACCGCCTTGGCGGTGGTCTTGCGGGCCCGGGTGGTGGCCTTCTTCGCGGCGGCCGGCTTGGCCTCGACGACCTCGGCGACCTCGGCCGGGGTGGGCACCTCGGCGACCGGCTCGACCGGCTCGGCCGGCTTCACGGCGGCGGCCGGCGCGGTGGCCTCGGTCGCCTCGATGTCGGCGTTCACCGTGTCGGCGGCCCCCAGCACGCCGGCGCCGACCACCCGCTCACCGCGGGCGACCAGCGCGCCGTACGCGGCGAGCGCCCGCTCCTGGGCGGTCTGGGCGCCGGCCACCACGACGGCGGCGTTGCGGGTGGCCACCTCGCGCAGCCGGTCGAGGTCGGCGACCTCGCGCAGCTTGTTCAGGTCGGCGACCTCGCGCAGCTTGTTCAGGTCGGCCGCCTCGCGCAGCTTGTTCAGGTCGGCCGGGGCCTTCTCGCGCAGGTTGCCGGCGGTCTGGTTCGCGGTGCGCAGCGTCTCGTTGGCCTTCTGGCGCAGCTCGACGCCGGTGACGACGGCCTTGCCGCCGAGGTCG
This genomic window contains:
- a CDS encoding DUF2516 family protein, translating into MANAAPLFAFEVRYVIELILLVFALIIQGVALVHAITQRSDAFPAIGTLPKGGWIAILAVCLVLTLLGFGPISLFGLIGIAAALIYLLDVRVGLRDLSDGKGFW